Proteins from a genomic interval of Sandaracinaceae bacterium:
- a CDS encoding GTPase domain-containing protein: protein MTVINPLAREISAKVVYYGPGLSGKTTTLKHIYSVVKPQRRGELVTLATEGDRTIFFDFLPLQVKEVRGMGVRFQLYTVPGQVFYSATRRLVLQGVDGVIFVADSQRAARQSNLESLADLKKNLVENDIDVDRIPIVFQYNKRDLQNLMSVEEMRRELNWRDAPDFETAATRGDGVLPALKEISKLVIRSLWARFPRATPETSPGSLSSRPPSSRPPGGTPSRRPSKPLEEGIQAELAKVAELSSSNEFQISDVESEPPPAPEIPRGALSFASLWEGSDAAAVAEVENAIRRGAHFEALERSVAEMVELLTALPGTGEASPMAKAGLLGLDGREFLHFCRLANLHEGSATERDALFALYMLVAARLKAAQI from the coding sequence GTGACGGTCATCAACCCGCTCGCCCGGGAGATCTCGGCGAAGGTCGTCTATTACGGCCCCGGGCTCTCGGGCAAGACGACGACCCTGAAGCACATCTACTCGGTCGTGAAGCCGCAGCGCCGGGGTGAGCTCGTCACCCTGGCCACCGAAGGCGACCGCACCATCTTCTTCGACTTCCTCCCGCTCCAGGTGAAGGAGGTCCGCGGCATGGGCGTGCGGTTCCAGCTCTACACCGTGCCCGGCCAGGTCTTCTACTCGGCGACGCGGCGGCTGGTCCTGCAGGGCGTCGACGGCGTGATCTTCGTGGCCGACAGCCAGCGCGCGGCGCGCCAGTCGAACCTCGAGTCGCTCGCCGACCTGAAGAAGAACCTCGTCGAGAACGACATCGACGTCGACCGCATCCCGATCGTCTTCCAGTACAACAAGCGCGATCTCCAGAACTTGATGAGCGTCGAGGAGATGCGCCGCGAGCTCAACTGGCGCGACGCGCCCGACTTCGAGACCGCGGCCACCCGCGGCGACGGCGTGCTCCCCGCGCTGAAGGAGATCAGCAAGCTCGTCATCCGCTCGCTCTGGGCGCGCTTCCCTCGCGCGACGCCCGAGACGTCCCCGGGGTCCCTGAGCAGCCGGCCCCCGAGCAGCCGCCCGCCCGGCGGGACGCCGAGCCGTCGCCCGAGCAAGCCGCTCGAGGAGGGCATCCAGGCCGAGCTGGCCAAGGTCGCGGAGCTGAGCTCGAGCAACGAGTTCCAGATCTCCGACGTGGAGAGCGAGCCCCCGCCCGCGCCGGAGATCCCGCGCGGGGCGCTGAGCTTCGCCTCGCTCTGGGAGGGCAGCGACGCGGCCGCGGTGGCCGAGGTGGAGAACGCCATCCGCCGCGGCGCGCACTTCGAGGCGCTCGAGCGCTCGGTCGCGGAGATGGTCGAGCTCTTGACCGCGCTGCCCGGCACGGGTGAGGCGAGCCCGATGGCCAAGGCCGGCCTCCTCGGCCTCGACGGACGCGAGTTCCTGCACTTCTGCCGCCTCGCCAACCTCCACGAGGGCTCGGCGACCGAGCGGGACGCGTTGTTTGCGCTCTACATGCTCGTCGCGGCGAGGCTGAAGGCAGCGCAGATCTGA
- a CDS encoding DUF4388 domain-containing protein yields MLSGDLSTMALADVLQWVDAGRGRALVTVERPDGQTRWLLADERVVIAASAPPVAGRLSSDGTPEQPGPALEAVALEYLLDLFLQGDGKFELRNDAPTPPDAVRVSMPVQFLVMEGLRLLDERKRLEETYPSDEARLAATDAEAEGLGVIDSALVQVAQGAPALGEVRLVLGLSRPSLLRHVDSLRQRGLVDVEGTAHGPDIEGSVIQQAQVLLRERQYAEAAHVFRSLLATNPDDGRVRRLLQETEKLQIDAAYELFSPTDVVTRDEDYRELDLKGTDRAVLDCLERPRSVAVLVLVSPLRELETLASLRRLASKSLVTVEAAD; encoded by the coding sequence GTGCTCTCGGGCGACCTCTCCACGATGGCCCTGGCCGACGTGCTCCAGTGGGTGGATGCGGGGCGCGGCCGCGCGCTGGTGACGGTGGAGCGACCCGACGGGCAGACCCGCTGGCTCCTGGCCGACGAGCGCGTCGTGATCGCCGCGTCGGCGCCTCCCGTGGCGGGCCGGCTCAGCAGCGACGGCACCCCCGAGCAGCCCGGACCTGCGCTCGAGGCGGTCGCCCTCGAGTACCTGCTCGACCTCTTCCTGCAGGGGGACGGCAAATTCGAGCTGCGGAACGACGCGCCCACGCCGCCCGACGCGGTGCGGGTGTCGATGCCGGTGCAGTTCCTGGTGATGGAGGGGCTGCGCCTCCTCGACGAGCGCAAGCGTCTGGAAGAGACGTACCCGAGCGACGAGGCGCGGCTCGCCGCGACCGACGCGGAGGCGGAGGGGCTCGGCGTGATCGACTCCGCCCTCGTCCAGGTGGCGCAAGGCGCGCCCGCGCTGGGCGAGGTGAGGCTCGTGCTCGGCCTCAGCCGGCCGTCGCTGCTCCGGCACGTGGACTCGCTGCGGCAGCGCGGGCTGGTCGACGTGGAGGGGACGGCGCACGGCCCCGACATCGAGGGCTCGGTGATCCAGCAGGCGCAGGTGCTCCTCCGCGAGCGCCAGTACGCGGAGGCCGCGCACGTGTTCCGCTCGCTGCTCGCCACCAACCCGGACGACGGGCGGGTGCGGCGCCTCCTCCAGGAGACGGAGAAGCTCCAGATCGACGCGGCCTACGAGCTGTTCAGCCCGACCGACGTGGTCACGCGCGACGAGGACTACCGCGAGCTGGATCTGAAGGGCACCGACCGCGCGGTGCTCGACTGCCTGGAGCGGCCTCGCAGCGTGGCGGTGCTCGTGCTCGTCTCGCCGCTGCGAGAGCTCGAGACGCTGGCCTCCCTGCGGCGTCTCGCGTCCAAGAGCCTGGTCACCGTCGAAGCCGCCGACTGA
- a CDS encoding type II secretion system protein, with the protein MQRRIRRRSRRAGMTLVEIMIVVIIMSLIATAVGMAVIPMMVRARIEQASTDAATIRGAAEMWLIENGTCPSVSEMIDEGILRDGTRTLDPWDSPWSLECERTSVRVTSAGPDRELGTEDDIPVEET; encoded by the coding sequence ATGCAGAGACGAATCCGAAGGCGGTCTCGACGAGCCGGCATGACGCTCGTGGAGATCATGATCGTGGTCATCATCATGTCCCTCATCGCGACCGCGGTGGGCATGGCGGTGATCCCCATGATGGTCCGTGCGCGAATCGAGCAGGCCAGCACCGACGCGGCGACCATCCGCGGCGCAGCGGAGATGTGGCTGATCGAGAACGGAACGTGCCCGAGCGTGTCGGAAATGATCGACGAGGGCATCCTTCGGGACGGGACGCGGACCCTCGATCCGTGGGACTCGCCGTGGTCACTCGAGTGCGAGCGCACCAGCGTTCGCGTCACCTCGGCTGGCCCCGATCGGGAGCTCGGCACCGAGGACGACATACCCGTCGAGGAGACTTGA
- a CDS encoding MBL fold metallo-hydrolase, which produces MRLSIAGVCGVLLSCSGAPVPAASADKEGPADVPGAHVVVLGSGTPVADPDRAGPSTAIVVGDVGLVFDAGANVLRRLEAASGRHPALAPERVTRVFLTHLHSDHVLGLDELLAGAWVLGRDTPLQIWGPPGTRELVDGLRAAYADDRRVRTEGLEGLEDRGSEVAVREVSPGLVLRSPGRDGVEVRAFAVPHGSWSAAYGYVVEAGGRRIVISGDTAASEAVVEACDGCEVLVHEVCSGAGLRRLGEGARAYHGSFHTTARELGALALRARPGRLVLTHILFFGESEASIAAEVREGGYGGELFVAWDLAGY; this is translated from the coding sequence ATGAGGCTCTCCATCGCGGGTGTTTGTGGTGTCTTGCTGTCCTGCAGCGGCGCTCCGGTCCCCGCCGCCAGCGCCGACAAGGAGGGCCCGGCGGACGTCCCGGGGGCGCACGTCGTCGTGCTCGGCAGCGGCACCCCGGTCGCGGATCCCGATCGCGCCGGGCCGTCGACGGCGATCGTCGTCGGCGACGTGGGGCTGGTCTTCGACGCGGGAGCGAACGTCCTGCGACGCCTCGAGGCGGCGAGCGGCAGGCACCCCGCGCTGGCGCCAGAGCGGGTCACGCGCGTGTTCTTGACGCACCTCCACTCCGACCACGTCCTGGGCCTGGACGAGCTGCTCGCCGGCGCCTGGGTGCTCGGCCGGGACACCCCGCTCCAGATCTGGGGCCCACCGGGGACACGCGAGCTCGTCGACGGCCTGCGCGCGGCCTACGCCGACGACCGGCGGGTGCGCACCGAAGGGCTCGAGGGGCTCGAAGACCGGGGGAGCGAGGTCGCAGTACGCGAGGTGTCGCCGGGGCTCGTGCTGCGTTCTCCGGGCCGCGACGGCGTGGAGGTGCGGGCGTTCGCGGTGCCGCACGGCTCATGGTCGGCCGCGTACGGCTATGTCGTCGAGGCGGGCGGGCGCAGGATCGTCATCAGCGGGGACACCGCGGCGAGCGAGGCGGTCGTGGAGGCCTGTGACGGCTGCGAGGTGCTGGTCCACGAGGTGTGCTCGGGGGCTGGCCTGCGGCGGCTGGGGGAGGGGGCGCGCGCCTACCACGGGAGCTTCCACACCACCGCGCGCGAGCTGGGGGCCCTGGCGCTGCGGGCGCGGCCCGGCCGCCTGGTCCTGACGCACATCCTGTTCTTCGGGGAGAGCGAGGCGTCGATCGCGGCCGAGGTGCGCGAGGGCGGCTACGGGGGGGAGCTCTTCGTGGCGTGGGACCTCGCGGGCTACTGA
- the ftsZ gene encoding cell division protein FtsZ — translation MDAIGADVRVVGVGGAGGNAVRHMASLGLEGARLIAANTDAQALEGHPAEQHLMLGRRSTRGLGAGGRPSVGFTAAQESTAEIVGAVAGADLVFVAAGLGGGTGTGAAPLVAHIAREEGALVVGVVTTPFTFEGGRRNRFADEGLEALREQVDSLIVIPNDRLLELNASEPTVAEAFARADGVLADGVRGIGDLVMEHGLINLDFADVSAVLSDGGRAVMGIGYGRGPQRALRAIEMASRSPLLADDSIEGARGVLMSFRVDPCLGIGKIHEAAARVQALVDDDAEILFGVTVDTMLEDEVQVTLVAAGLDGRAAEAPAPVETPRSSEIYAPAMVAKRRNALVMLR, via the coding sequence ATGGACGCGATCGGAGCGGATGTTCGGGTGGTCGGGGTTGGCGGAGCCGGCGGCAACGCCGTGCGCCACATGGCGAGCCTCGGCCTCGAAGGAGCGCGGCTGATCGCCGCCAACACGGACGCGCAGGCGCTCGAGGGGCACCCCGCCGAGCAGCACCTGATGCTCGGTCGGCGCTCGACGCGCGGGCTGGGCGCCGGGGGGCGTCCTTCGGTCGGCTTCACCGCCGCGCAGGAGTCGACGGCCGAGATCGTCGGCGCGGTCGCGGGCGCGGATCTCGTGTTCGTCGCGGCTGGCCTCGGCGGCGGCACGGGCACGGGCGCGGCGCCGCTCGTCGCGCACATCGCGCGGGAGGAGGGCGCGCTCGTGGTCGGCGTGGTCACGACGCCGTTCACCTTCGAGGGCGGCCGCCGCAACCGATTCGCCGACGAGGGGCTCGAGGCGCTGCGCGAGCAGGTCGACTCTCTCATCGTCATCCCGAACGACCGCCTGCTCGAGCTGAACGCGAGCGAGCCGACCGTCGCCGAGGCCTTCGCCCGCGCCGACGGCGTGCTCGCGGACGGCGTGCGCGGCATCGGCGACCTCGTCATGGAGCACGGCCTCATCAACCTCGACTTCGCCGACGTCAGCGCCGTGCTCAGCGACGGCGGCCGCGCGGTGATGGGCATCGGCTATGGCCGCGGCCCGCAGCGCGCGCTCCGCGCCATCGAGATGGCGTCGCGCTCCCCGCTCCTCGCCGACGACTCGATCGAGGGCGCCCGCGGCGTGCTCATGAGCTTCCGCGTCGACCCGTGCCTCGGCATCGGCAAGATCCACGAGGCCGCCGCGCGCGTGCAGGCGCTCGTCGACGACGACGCCGAGATCCTCTTCGGCGTGACGGTCGACACGATGCTCGAGGACGAGGTGCAGGTGACGCTCGTCGCCGCCGGCCTCGACGGCCGCGCGGCCGAGGCGCCGGCCCCGGTCGAGACGCCGCGCTCGTCGGAGATCTACGCCCCCGCGATGGTGGCCAAGCGCCGCAACGCGCTCGTGATGTTGCGGTAG
- a CDS encoding phosphodiester glycosidase family protein: protein MRWSSAALSILTLASATIWLQTERPARAQRDTPGGEAVVVERVRLPRAPTAPAGDRTLTLVRVDLSRYRIAVLSSVRDGPARTLDRWVRDFRLHGGINAGMFLPNRRPVGTLIDRGEVISDRDPARYDAIVGWDPRGTRSPIAVGGAGCPQSRRAILGRYRSAVQGFRTMIDCAGHARPWPSRRRYSAAAFGADSEGRAVFLHVRTPYRVAILNRMIEQLDLGIRGLVYMEGGPEASLVVRAPGHRVDEMGSWEDGFFESDDNRRYWELPSVIGFQPRGE, encoded by the coding sequence ATGCGGTGGAGCTCCGCGGCGCTCTCGATCCTCACGCTCGCGTCGGCGACCATCTGGTTGCAGACGGAGAGGCCAGCGCGCGCGCAGCGCGACACCCCCGGCGGCGAGGCGGTCGTCGTCGAGCGCGTCCGGCTCCCGAGGGCCCCCACCGCGCCGGCTGGCGACCGCACCCTCACGCTCGTGCGCGTCGATCTCTCCCGCTACCGCATCGCGGTGCTCAGCTCCGTGCGCGACGGCCCCGCCCGCACCCTCGACCGCTGGGTGCGCGACTTTCGCCTCCACGGCGGGATCAACGCCGGCATGTTCCTCCCCAACCGCCGCCCGGTCGGCACGCTCATCGATCGCGGCGAGGTGATCAGCGACCGCGACCCCGCGCGCTACGACGCCATCGTGGGCTGGGACCCGCGCGGCACACGCAGCCCCATCGCGGTGGGTGGCGCCGGCTGCCCGCAGAGCCGCCGCGCCATCCTCGGGCGCTACCGGTCCGCGGTGCAGGGCTTCCGCACCATGATCGACTGCGCCGGACACGCCCGCCCGTGGCCGAGCCGTCGACGCTACAGCGCCGCCGCGTTCGGCGCCGACTCGGAGGGCCGCGCCGTCTTCCTCCACGTGCGCACGCCCTACCGCGTCGCGATCCTCAACCGCATGATCGAGCAGCTCGATCTGGGCATCCGCGGGCTCGTCTACATGGAGGGTGGCCCGGAGGCCTCGCTGGTCGTGCGAGCCCCGGGGCACCGCGTCGACGAGATGGGCAGCTGGGAGGACGGCTTCTTCGAGAGCGACGACAACCGGCGCTACTGGGAGCTGCCGAGCGTCATCGGGTTCCAGCCGCGGGGAGAGTAG
- a CDS encoding ATP-binding cassette domain-containing protein, protein MSSRIRLSEVAFAHPDGPPVFEHVSLTLERGWTAIAGPNGAGKTTLLRLIAGELAPSRGAIEREPASLRVARCVQAPTAPTAEVEAFAWRWDGLARRARARLRLDPEEIARWSTLSPGERQRWQLAAAMDAAPDVLLLDEPTNHLDAEARAALRELAAGFDGIGVVVAHDRAFLDALSARTVWVEGGRATARAGAYSDARAQMSAEREAAERERRARKKESVRARRELEARRARLASSDRAIAASTRIKGPKDSDAREAGRKGRAEKAASNHAKAASRQATRAARADRALEAARTERGVLGGALFLDWEPAPKSVLFSAEVRLDLEVGGRALLDPTTLVLRRDARVRVAGPNGAGKTSLLRAISSRWSLPPERLLALPQELPDGAGEAALRRLHAMAPSERGETLKLVASLGVDPKRLLQTTAPSPGEARKLLLAEGLARRVWCVVLDEPENHLDVPSIERLEAALAAYPGALLLVTHDAALGSRLTSETWRLDRGRLAAR, encoded by the coding sequence ATGTCGTCCCGTATCCGTCTGTCGGAGGTGGCCTTCGCCCACCCCGACGGTCCGCCCGTCTTCGAGCACGTGTCGCTCACGCTCGAGCGCGGCTGGACCGCCATCGCCGGCCCCAACGGGGCGGGCAAGACCACGCTGCTCCGTCTGATCGCCGGCGAGCTGGCGCCGAGCCGCGGCGCGATCGAGCGCGAGCCCGCGTCGCTCCGCGTGGCGCGCTGTGTCCAGGCGCCGACCGCGCCCACCGCCGAGGTCGAGGCCTTCGCGTGGCGCTGGGACGGCCTCGCGCGACGCGCCCGCGCACGACTCCGCCTCGACCCGGAGGAGATCGCGCGCTGGTCCACGCTCTCTCCGGGCGAGCGGCAGCGCTGGCAGCTCGCCGCGGCGATGGACGCCGCGCCGGACGTCCTGCTGCTCGACGAGCCCACCAACCACCTGGACGCCGAGGCCCGTGCGGCGCTTCGCGAGCTGGCCGCGGGGTTCGACGGAATCGGCGTCGTGGTCGCGCACGACCGGGCCTTCCTCGACGCGCTCAGCGCGCGCACGGTCTGGGTCGAGGGGGGCCGGGCGACGGCCCGCGCCGGCGCGTACTCCGACGCCCGCGCGCAGATGAGCGCCGAGCGCGAGGCAGCCGAGCGCGAGCGCCGCGCGCGGAAGAAGGAGAGCGTCCGCGCGAGGCGAGAGCTCGAGGCCCGGCGCGCGCGGCTGGCGTCGTCGGATCGCGCGATCGCGGCGAGCACCCGCATCAAGGGGCCGAAGGACTCGGACGCGCGGGAAGCGGGTCGAAAAGGCCGCGCGGAGAAGGCGGCGTCGAACCACGCCAAGGCGGCCTCGCGCCAGGCCACGCGCGCGGCGCGGGCGGACCGCGCGCTCGAGGCGGCGCGCACGGAGCGCGGTGTGCTCGGCGGCGCGCTCTTCCTCGACTGGGAGCCGGCGCCGAAGTCGGTCCTGTTCTCGGCCGAGGTGCGCCTAGACCTAGAGGTCGGGGGACGCGCGCTGCTCGATCCCACCACGCTCGTGCTGCGGCGGGACGCGCGCGTCCGCGTCGCCGGCCCGAACGGCGCCGGGAAGACCTCGCTGCTCCGCGCCATCTCTTCACGATGGTCGCTGCCCCCCGAGCGGCTCCTCGCGCTCCCGCAGGAGCTCCCGGACGGCGCGGGAGAGGCCGCGCTGAGACGCCTCCACGCCATGGCCCCGAGCGAGCGCGGCGAGACCCTGAAGCTCGTCGCGTCGCTCGGCGTGGACCCGAAGCGCCTGCTCCAGACCACGGCGCCCTCCCCGGGCGAGGCGCGCAAGCTCCTGCTCGCGGAGGGCCTCGCGCGACGGGTGTGGTGCGTGGTGCTCGACGAGCCGGAGAACCACCTGGACGTCCCCTCCATCGAGCGGCTCGAGGCGGCGCTCGCGGCGTACCCGGGCGCGCTCCTGCTGGTCACCCACGACGCCGCGCTCGGCTCGCGGCTCACGAGCGAGACCTGGCGCCTCGACCGCGGGCGGTTGGCCGCGCGGTGA